The Channa argus isolate prfri chromosome 13, Channa argus male v1.0, whole genome shotgun sequence DNA window TCTAAAAAACTAGACATTTGTTGAGGTCTTGGTTCAGATACTTCCCTTCATCTTTCCCCATTCCACCCTCACCTAAAATGGAATCTGGCAGCTTCTTACTGCCCCCCCAAGACAATAACCAGTCTCTGAAACTTAAGCAGCTACAGTCTGATTTCATGTTGTGATGCCACTGGGCAGGAGCTGGCACATGGGATACAGCTTGGCTTATTTACTTCACCTGACTCTTGAAAATGCAACTACACTGGTTTCAAAATAGTTAATAATTGGAGCCACAAGTGCTGCTTTATTAGATATGATAATGCATATGACTGAATATGGGAAATTGGTGAATGGGCACATTTTTACTCCAGAGACAATTTAAAACTTAACCATATACTTTCAGTGAGGTTCGGTAAAGTTTCATTTCAAAGAACattgtgacctttttttttgtaggtaACCAAGAaaaatttccatttttcctgATATTCGTTTTTTGGGAATTTCTACCCATTGAGACCAAACATGTAATCAGAATTCCATGTAAATACACTGAATGCAGTGGTCCTTTCTTAACCCTCAGCATTTACTTACTGCTGCACAATTAAGTGTAAGCTTACGCCTTCCAACTAAGAGATAAAACAGGTTTAGGAATGAacattcaaatcattttaagTCCACTTCTATAATGCTAGATTTCCTAAAGGAAACTTGATTTAACAGCTCTTGAGCTGTTTCAAGGACTCTGACACGCATTTTCATTTATAGTCAGGTCTAATCAAATttgcatgaaaacacattttagagaATTGAAAGTGTCACTATTTGGGAAGTGAAAAGCATCTCTCTTCCGTGTTTTCCACGTTACTTCAGGTCAACGTGACATTTTCAAGACAAGTTTTAGCCCATGTACTTTAATTTGAAGGGTTTGTATAAGGCCAACTCTGGCCCAATTCTCTTTGAACTACTAAAACTGATCAGTGCTTTGGTTTGCGTTTATTTACACATATACGACTAATTAACAATTCAACATTTCCACCCACCCTATAATCATTTAATCCaaacttttcagcattgacacacttaagtCACACGATGATGTGACCTACTATAACCTCAAGATTACCACAAAGATTAAATACCAACACCGAGAAACTACTTCAGTCTTTGATGAAGGTGTGGTTGCTGGCTCACGGTCAGTGATGTAGGAAGATATCTGTTACTGCCCTTTTAATGACAGATTAGCAGATAGatatcacatttttacaatgcATACACAAGTATAAACAGAATTTTTACCAGCACTATAAGACTaagacatttttacatctttacatAACCTCAagcaaaaaagtgtaaaaaaaaaccccaacaaacTAATTAATAGCTTGGATGCTTGGATTTtgacagtaaatacaaaaacttGCAAGTTCTGATCAATGTAATAATCAATAACAATTTAAGGTACATGGGCTAAAATGTGCTGGGTGCTTAAtctgtgaaatatttatttttttgttttgttacttcCATCAAACGAGATCTGTCATTTGTTTGGAAAACCTTTACCAGACTTGACCCAAATGTTCAGGAAAAGTTAGACCTTTATCTGCAGAGAGCTTGCTgtttagaaagagaaaaagagatgcATTAATATCAAAAGTACAGAATAGGACACAGAGTAGATATCTGTTACtcaaacataatgaaaatatgatttatttgtcCAACATTTCTTCGAGGTCAAACAATAGGTATTCAACATTAtatacacatgtacattttgttaCACTTGATGCAGATCATTTTGAATATATTCAGTGAACAAACTaagaatttataaaaatatacaagacATGAGACTAATCTTGTGGTAGCCGTACTCCAAGTAACGGAGCAGCTGTAGCCATCGCTGCACAAACGCTCAATGAGTCACACTGACAAGAGAGACAGGTGATGGTGTGGTGGAGTATTGGTAAAATGTAATCACGTATACCATTTGTTACCGATActaccttaaaaaaaataccaggCCACGTTTGGAAGCAGCTTGTCCAGCCTCTTCACCTTCCACCAGCAGAATCCActttagcataaagaaaaatAGGTGGTGCTAAATGCAAGTATTCTTTTGTACAGTGGTGCAGGTTCACAAAGAGGTTTATTTTTAGCAAAAGAAAGTTTACACAgactaatcttttttttctccattgaTTACTGTGTTTCCAATTAACCAGCTGATTCAACACAGCTCTTTGTGGACCTTCACCGTCATCTTAACAACTTTAGAATTCACAATACTTTGATTTAACTCAGTTACATGTTAACTAAAGTCAAACTATTCCCAATAAAAACCATAACATAACGTACTCAAAACTCACTAACTGGGAATACGAACTGTATAAAAACAGAAGTACTAAGCTCACTGCTGAACACCTTAAACctgtcaaaaacaacaaaggctTTTCTTGTCTGATCCTTACCATGGAGTCAAGCAGGAAAAGGTGTTCAGAAAGCCATTCATCCCTCATGGTGGATCAACCATTACCTGGAAAAAACTGTCAACAAGGTTTAGCAGTAACGTGTACTCAAACCAttatcacacacatgcacattcagcAGTTCTTAGGTAATCTTAACTAAGTCAACAGTGTTCATCAGCCCTCTCGAAGTTCAGTACAATGAGTCATATCAAGTTCAGTCTCAATATCTGAAAACAGAAGTTAAGTACTTGACCCTACATTTTGAGCGATGTGCTCGCACTCTCTGCACACTTAGTGCAGAACTCCACTGAGACGTGGTTCTTGTCCACATGCAGACACACGCCACCAGAtgtctctttctcctccacTTTCACACGCTTCCTGGGTAGCGCATAGTCGTGGTCGTTTGAGTCGGACCCCTGGAAAAGCGAGGAAGACAATTTCATCCCATTCATACCGCTCAGTCTGGACAAGAGCTGGGCTAACATGCTCTCATTGGCCAGCACAGCCCTCAGGTACCTGGTCTCATCTTCCAATTCTTCCACTCTCTTGGTCAGCTGAGAATTTTCCTGTTTGAGCGCGTTGTTTTCTGTCGACAAGGTCCCAACTTTCTTCTCCAGGCTGCCGACATATTCTTTCTTCTTGAGACGATTCAATCTGGCTGCGATGGCATTTTTGTTATTCATGTTGCTTGGCTGGTTTTGTCTGTTCTTGATCTTCAAGTCCGTTGATATTCTCTCTGGTGATGAGGCAGTTGAGGCTTCGATCCCGGAATCTTGGTCCTTGTAGACTCTGAGATCAGCCAGTTCGTCGCTGAAGAGTGGGGATGCAGTATCTCTTTCCATACTCCATTTAAAGTCTTCAATTTCAAAAAGGTCATCTAGCTCTATCCCTGCTGTGTCAAACTCATCCGCTGAGAAGCCAACGGGTGGATTCGGGAAACCTGCAGTTTCCACTGCATCTACCACTTCAACTTCAACAGGCTGCACTTCTGTGTTTTGGGTAATTCGGCCTCTTCTTCTGGTGATCATTGTGGCTTGAGAGTGGGGCAGCAAGGGCGCTGTCCAGGAGACACAATTGCTCACctttggagaaaaataaaatatagggTTACTTTACAATCGTGCAGCAATGAACTGAAACGTTTCCTGCACGAGTAACTGTTGACGAGATGCTAACctcaagcaaacaaacaaaaacaaaacgcaCGCACCAATGTAAGCATGAAACTTTTTCAGACTTTCTGACACGACTAGACAAAAAGCTTTAACACTGCAACGGTTGAGGCGTCGCATTCTCAACCCGTGACTGACCACGGGCTCGCAGTTCCGTTTCCACCTCTTAACAACAGCGTTAAATCGGACGTACTGCTCGTGCAGGACAAGCGCTAAGCGCGCAAACGTCGAACTGGACGGAATTTCTtgagttacaaaataaaacaaacgtATTAAGCGTCACAAACGTGCGCCCTCTGTTGCCCTCCGGTTTCTAACACACGTTAAGTGTTTGTTGGCTCAGCGTGCTACCGACGTAAGCTAGCTGGATTATTGCTTCAGCAAGGCCCGTTAGCCTTAGGTCGCACTGTTACCCAAATGATGTGCAAAGCACAAAAgcatttgttgctgttgctaTATTGCAGTGTTTTTGCACCGTTTCCGTTATTGTTGTTTATGAAGCAAACCGACAAAGTAAATTATGATAAAAGGACCTAAGCGCCTTAGCATTAGCTTGCTAACAAGGCCTTCCCTATCCTCTTAGCACCAACATTGGGCAATGTCAAGCAAACCTTTTATTATTTCACCCTATTGTTGTTGGTGCAATAAACCGAAAGCTCTGCTCTACAGCTATCTGCCGGTGAGCGACCGCACACGCTAATATTAGCGCTAAGCAGTTAGCTAACTGTAGCATTGTTGGCGGAACACACCAATGACGCAGCAACTTTTACCCAAACATCTTTACACAACAACTTACCGCACTGTTCAGGAAGTGATTGTAATATTATAGAACAACAATTGATGCTGTCGACGACACTTCGCGGATTAGTGAATACTTTCTTACTCCCACGGAGCTCGCAATTCGGACACAAGCACGGCGACGACGCGGTCCAGACTGACGGCGAAACCGACGTCGACCTTCAAACGTACTTCCGGCCGcttcctacaaaataaaagttgcaCTCAAAAGCTAAAGAGATGATCAGAAATGAGCAGAGGTCAATCAAcgtatttcaaaagaaaagacacattcGTAAAACTACAGCTACATAGTTAGTGTGTTATGTCGCATAACACTTTATACAGATGTTAGTTTCTACATTTCAGGTATAAATATGCAACACTTTGTGCTGTTAaattgtgctttattttaaatgtgtactgTAATTGAATACTTCAGCCAAACAGCTGTTTATCTCTCAATAACGACATCTACAGATACATTAGCAGGATCCACTATATATTTCTGCCCAAACAGGTAATATCAGAACATATATATTTCGTTTCCCTGCTTAGTAGTTACTACTCTTTGAATGccctcattaaaaaaaaccaaaaaacacaaatactccTTCATGCTTCTTCagtacagaaaatgttttattgaacacatgcgcagagaagaaatgttttacacaaaaccACATTGTGTATCAACTAACATCTCCTTTTCCAGGGTTTTCAACTGAAAGACATGTACCTGAAACTCTTTTAAGAGGCAGACAGCTGTATTATAACACTTCAGGCTAACTTGCCATCACGGATGTAAGAGAAACAATATCACTTTACATATTA harbors:
- the crebzf gene encoding CREB/ATF bZIP transcription factor, which encodes MITRRRGRITQNTEVQPVEVEVVDAVETAGFPNPPVGFSADEFDTAGIELDDLFEIEDFKWSMERDTASPLFSDELADLRVYKDQDSGIEASTASSPERISTDLKIKNRQNQPSNMNNKNAIAARLNRLKKKEYVGSLEKKVGTLSTENNALKQENSQLTKRVEELEDETRYLRAVLANESMLAQLLSRLSGMNGMKLSSSLFQGSDSNDHDYALPRKRVKVEEKETSGGVCLHVDKNHVSVEFCTKCAESASTSLKIFFQVMVDPP